A window of the Flavobacterium sangjuense genome harbors these coding sequences:
- a CDS encoding DUF4834 domain-containing protein: METASFQGLIDVILFIIIFYYVVKFLARLFLPVLAKKVVEKASQQFQQQQENYQNQNTTQNQATEKPKEKKIVGEYVDFEEIE; the protein is encoded by the coding sequence ATGGAAACCGCATCTTTTCAGGGACTTATAGACGTTATTTTATTCATTATCATTTTCTATTATGTAGTGAAGTTTTTAGCACGTTTGTTTTTACCTGTCTTAGCCAAAAAAGTAGTTGAAAAAGCATCACAGCAATTTCAGCAACAGCAAGAAAATTATCAAAACCAAAATACCACTCAAAATCAAGCAACCGAAAAGCCAAAAGAGAAAAAAATCGTTGGTGAATATGTTGATTTTGAAGAAATAGAATAA
- a CDS encoding YfhO family protein produces the protein MKQLQKFYPHLLAIIGFIVISLVYFYPILQGKKIYQSDIAKYTGMAKEQIDFRAENHTEPYWTNSSFGGMPTYQSGANYPNDYIGMLDNAIRFLPRPADYLFLYFLGFYALMLVFRVDPLKAFFGALAFGLSTYLIVIIGVGHNAKAHAIGYMPLVVAGFILVFKKKYLHGGILTMLAVALEITANHFQMTYYLLLLLIVMSGYFLYRLYQEKDLKSLPKIIGTFAVAVILAVGVNATSLMATKEYADFSTRGKSELTLNADGSKKESNIAMDRSYITEYSYGIVESLNLFAPRLFGGGNGEKLTEDSHVYNFMLNYGASPEEARELTDNYAVTYWGDQPQVAAPAYIGAVVFFFFVLALYHDKRKIKYAFVAGAIFSLLLSWGKNLSFLTDLFIDYVPMYDKFRAVSSIQVLLELCIPALAIMGLQSFFTNEENRWKSLWKTGATTLGIIVLLFVCKSMFNFAGEIDHQLIDALKQHPDKSFGTQFIDALREDRKDLYSADLLRSGFLIAISFGALYLYTKNKLAANTAVILVGLFMVGDLFFVDKNYLSNDGKQFRSAYEIDNPYQPTQADSLILQDTTHFRVYELAGGIYSPRSSYFHKSIGGYSAVMPRRFKEVYEHHFEKSMGDLGSIIDPQTLSITKSIPIINAFNIKYLIVGTEKGDIPIVNPFHNGNAWFVKELKTVNNADEEINALGKIDTKNVAIRNKENFKKSGVIPVFKTDSLATIKLDLYKPNHLIYTSNNSNDGFAVFSEIYYKDGWKATIDGEESDIQRVDYTLRGMLIPKGKHTIEFKFEPQVVKTGSTIALFSSILMFIVIIGGVYLDNRKKT, from the coding sequence ATGAAGCAACTTCAAAAGTTCTACCCGCATCTATTAGCCATCATTGGTTTTATCGTTATCTCATTAGTTTACTTCTACCCTATTTTGCAAGGCAAAAAAATATACCAATCCGATATTGCAAAATATACGGGAATGGCAAAAGAGCAAATTGATTTCAGGGCCGAAAATCACACCGAACCCTATTGGACAAATTCCTCTTTTGGTGGTATGCCAACGTATCAATCGGGTGCTAATTATCCTAATGATTATATCGGAATGCTGGATAATGCTATTCGGTTTTTGCCTCGTCCGGCAGATTATTTATTTCTTTATTTCTTAGGATTTTATGCGTTGATGCTGGTCTTTAGAGTCGATCCTTTAAAAGCATTTTTTGGCGCGCTCGCTTTTGGATTATCGACGTATTTGATTGTCATTATTGGCGTCGGACATAACGCCAAAGCGCACGCCATTGGGTATATGCCTCTTGTAGTCGCTGGTTTTATTTTGGTTTTCAAAAAGAAATATTTGCATGGCGGAATTTTAACGATGCTCGCCGTTGCTCTCGAAATTACGGCCAATCACTTTCAGATGACATACTATTTGTTATTGCTTTTGATAGTGATGAGCGGCTACTTTTTATACCGACTATACCAAGAAAAGGATTTAAAATCATTGCCAAAAATCATCGGAACATTTGCTGTTGCGGTTATTTTGGCTGTTGGAGTGAATGCGACGAGTTTGATGGCAACCAAAGAATATGCTGATTTTAGTACGCGTGGCAAAAGCGAGTTAACGTTAAATGCTGATGGTTCTAAAAAAGAAAGCAACATCGCGATGGACAGAAGCTATATCACCGAATATAGTTATGGTATTGTGGAAAGTCTGAATTTATTTGCACCGAGATTATTTGGTGGTGGAAATGGCGAAAAACTTACCGAAGATTCACATGTGTATAATTTCATGCTCAACTATGGTGCATCTCCGGAAGAAGCACGGGAGCTTACCGATAATTATGCTGTAACCTATTGGGGTGATCAACCTCAAGTAGCTGCACCGGCTTATATTGGCGCTGTGGTTTTCTTCTTTTTTGTCTTGGCATTATACCATGATAAACGCAAAATAAAATACGCTTTTGTTGCCGGAGCAATCTTTTCTTTACTGCTTTCCTGGGGGAAAAATTTATCATTCCTGACGGATTTGTTTATCGATTATGTCCCGATGTATGATAAGTTTAGAGCGGTTTCTTCTATACAGGTGTTATTGGAATTATGCATTCCTGCTCTGGCAATTATGGGTTTACAGTCTTTCTTTACCAATGAAGAAAACCGTTGGAAAAGCTTATGGAAAACCGGAGCTACAACTTTAGGAATTATAGTGTTGCTATTTGTATGTAAAAGCATGTTCAACTTTGCAGGTGAAATTGATCACCAATTAATTGATGCGCTAAAACAACATCCTGACAAATCATTTGGAACTCAATTCATAGATGCACTAAGAGAAGACCGAAAAGATTTGTATTCAGCCGATTTATTGCGTTCCGGATTTTTGATTGCTATTTCGTTTGGTGCACTTTATTTGTATACCAAAAACAAACTGGCAGCCAATACAGCGGTGATTTTGGTTGGATTATTTATGGTTGGCGATTTGTTCTTTGTAGATAAAAATTATCTAAGCAACGATGGAAAACAGTTCAGAAGTGCTTACGAAATAGACAACCCTTATCAGCCAACACAAGCCGATTCACTGATACTTCAGGACACAACCCACTTTAGGGTTTATGAATTAGCCGGTGGTATTTATAGTCCGCGTTCTTCGTATTTCCATAAATCAATTGGAGGTTATAGCGCAGTTATGCCAAGACGCTTTAAGGAAGTTTATGAGCATCATTTCGAAAAAAGCATGGGCGATTTGGGAAGCATCATCGACCCACAAACACTCTCAATTACCAAAAGCATTCCTATCATCAATGCGTTTAATATCAAATATTTGATTGTTGGTACCGAAAAAGGTGATATTCCAATTGTGAATCCGTTTCATAATGGAAATGCGTGGTTTGTAAAAGAACTGAAAACTGTCAACAATGCCGATGAAGAAATTAATGCCTTAGGAAAAATAGATACTAAAAATGTAGCCATTAGAAACAAAGAAAATTTCAAAAAATCTGGGGTTATACCAGTTTTCAAAACTGATAGTTTGGCTACTATAAAATTAGACTTATACAAACCAAACCATTTAATTTACACTTCAAATAATTCAAATGATGGTTTTGCTGTCTTCTCTGAAATCTATTATAAAGATGGTTGGAAAGCTACCATTGATGGAGAAGAAAGCGATATTCAGAGAGTAGATTATACTTTACGTGGAATGCTGATTCCAAAAGGAAAACACACCATCGAATTCAAGTTTGAACCACAAGTTGTAAAAACAGGAAGTACGATTGCGTTGTTCAGTTCTATCCTAATGTTCATCGTGATTATCGGTGGCGTTTATCTTGATAACCGAAAAAAGACGTAA
- a CDS encoding GTP cyclohydrolase gives MITIVEANSKKLLREFVNFPFALYKNHPYWVPPLINDELDTFDKTKNPAFTSAEAYFYLAYQDNKVVGRIATIINWDEVNNQQKKKVRFGWWDVIDDIEVTKALLEKVYELGKKNNLEYVEGPMGFSNLDKVGVLTEGFDEIGSMITWYNYSYYAVHLERLGYVKEKEYLENRFPFSNVKTEFFVKPNELIKRRYQLTALNFTNTKDIMPYVDKMFDLFNASYASLSSFVAITDVQKEYFKKKYISFINPEYIKFVMDKDDNMVAFSIVMPSFSEALQKAKGKLFPFGFYHLLKAKKESKDVLFYLIGIDPEYQSKGVTAIIFNEYYTTFKEKGIQNCIRTPELEDNHAIHNMWKHFDPVTFKRRRTYKRDLKE, from the coding sequence ATGATTACCATAGTTGAAGCCAATTCCAAGAAGCTACTCAGGGAATTTGTAAATTTTCCGTTTGCCTTATACAAAAACCACCCTTATTGGGTTCCGCCGTTAATCAATGACGAGTTGGACACCTTTGATAAAACTAAAAATCCGGCATTTACATCTGCGGAAGCGTATTTCTATTTGGCTTACCAGGACAATAAAGTTGTTGGCAGAATTGCGACTATCATTAATTGGGATGAGGTTAATAACCAACAAAAAAAGAAAGTCCGTTTTGGCTGGTGGGATGTCATTGATGATATTGAAGTGACCAAAGCGTTGCTGGAGAAAGTATATGAATTGGGCAAAAAAAACAATTTAGAATACGTTGAAGGACCGATGGGTTTTTCAAATTTGGATAAAGTCGGAGTACTTACTGAAGGCTTTGATGAAATAGGTTCCATGATTACCTGGTATAACTATTCATATTATGCGGTTCATTTGGAAAGATTGGGTTATGTAAAGGAGAAAGAATATCTGGAGAACAGATTCCCTTTTTCAAATGTGAAAACAGAATTTTTTGTCAAGCCAAACGAATTGATAAAAAGAAGGTACCAGCTTACCGCACTAAACTTTACGAATACCAAAGACATCATGCCTTATGTAGACAAGATGTTTGATTTATTTAATGCTTCGTATGCCAGCTTGTCTTCTTTTGTTGCGATTACCGATGTTCAAAAAGAGTATTTCAAGAAAAAATACATCAGCTTTATCAATCCGGAATACATAAAATTTGTAATGGATAAAGATGACAATATGGTTGCTTTTAGTATAGTGATGCCAAGTTTTTCAGAAGCATTGCAAAAAGCAAAAGGGAAGTTGTTCCCATTTGGATTTTATCATTTGCTTAAAGCAAAGAAAGAAAGTAAGGATGTACTTTTCTATTTAATAGGTATTGACCCCGAATACCAAAGCAAAGGAGTTACTGCAATTATTTTTAATGAATACTACACTACTTTTAAAGAAAAAGGAATTCAAAACTGCATACGAACTCCTGAACTTGAGGATAATCATGCCATACATAATATGTGGAAGCATTTTGATCCGGTTACCTTTAAAAGAAGAAGAACTTACAAAAGAGACCTGAAGGAGTAA
- a CDS encoding lipopolysaccharide biosynthesis protein, whose product MGIVQSQSIKNTIITFLGFGIGAINALFLYTNFLGKLHYGIVATVLSGANIMMPLMAFGAQNTLIRFFSSYKNQKERDEFLTFILFLPLALIIPVGLGFYFFYDGISHAWISENPELRPFFWLIPVIGLFMAYFEVFYAWAKVHMKSVTGNFISEVLVRMIIMALLVSVHFGYIAKDTFVYCAALAYFAQLVAMKLYALSIKMPVLRFVVPKNIKEIVQYSSFIIVSGGIAVMLVDFDKVMIARYLPVSENALYSVAIFISTVIAVPSRAMTQIVAPITAKLMTENKHDELNDLYKKSAINLQVVGGLIMILIFVNIHEIYKLIPQDYSGGILAVFLIGLSKFYDVLLGNNNSIIVNTKYYRTVVLFGIFTVVLMIVLNAVFIPLYGIEGSAFATLITVAIYNTIKLIFVVKKLDLYPFTHKTLQSLGILAVCFLLFYFWDFPFHAIINIGLKSILVGALYVFLNYKLQISEEVNNVIGNVLKKVKLI is encoded by the coding sequence ATGGGAATCGTCCAAAGTCAATCCATTAAAAACACCATCATCACGTTCCTTGGGTTCGGAATTGGTGCTATTAATGCGTTGTTTTTGTATACCAACTTTCTCGGAAAACTGCATTACGGAATTGTAGCCACCGTACTTTCGGGCGCTAATATTATGATGCCGCTGATGGCTTTTGGCGCGCAGAATACATTAATCCGATTCTTTTCTTCTTATAAAAATCAGAAAGAGCGCGACGAGTTTTTAACGTTTATACTGTTTCTTCCATTGGCTTTAATCATTCCTGTTGGACTTGGATTCTATTTCTTCTACGATGGAATTTCACATGCCTGGATATCCGAAAACCCTGAATTAAGACCTTTCTTCTGGCTGATTCCGGTGATAGGTTTATTCATGGCGTATTTTGAGGTGTTTTATGCCTGGGCAAAAGTTCATATGAAGTCGGTGACAGGAAATTTTATCAGTGAAGTTTTGGTGCGGATGATTATAATGGCGTTGCTTGTTTCCGTTCATTTCGGATATATTGCCAAAGATACTTTCGTGTATTGTGCCGCTTTGGCGTATTTCGCTCAGCTGGTGGCCATGAAGCTCTATGCATTATCGATAAAGATGCCTGTTTTGCGATTTGTTGTTCCAAAAAATATCAAGGAAATTGTACAGTATTCTTCGTTTATAATTGTTTCGGGCGGTATAGCGGTGATGCTCGTAGATTTTGACAAAGTCATGATTGCGCGATATCTTCCGGTTTCTGAGAACGCATTGTATTCTGTTGCCATATTTATTTCTACGGTAATTGCGGTTCCAAGCCGCGCCATGACACAGATTGTTGCTCCGATTACGGCCAAATTAATGACCGAAAACAAACATGACGAACTCAATGACCTGTATAAAAAAAGTGCCATCAATCTCCAGGTTGTTGGTGGATTGATCATGATATTAATTTTTGTCAATATACATGAAATATATAAGCTGATTCCGCAAGATTACAGTGGTGGAATTTTGGCTGTTTTTCTTATTGGTTTATCCAAATTTTACGATGTATTATTGGGCAACAACAACTCTATTATCGTTAACACCAAGTACTACAGAACCGTTGTGCTATTTGGAATTTTTACGGTTGTATTGATGATTGTGCTTAATGCGGTTTTCATTCCGCTTTATGGTATTGAAGGTTCTGCTTTTGCCACTTTGATAACCGTTGCGATTTACAACACTATCAAACTTATATTCGTTGTCAAAAAGTTGGATTTGTATCCGTTTACCCATAAAACACTACAATCGCTTGGCATCTTAGCGGTTTGCTTCCTGCTATTTTACTTCTGGGATTTCCCTTTCCACGCGATTATCAATATTGGATTAAAATCGATTTTGGTTGGTGCTTTATATGTGTTTTTGAACTACAAACTTCAAATTTCTGAAGAGGTTAATAATGTCATCGGAAATGTTTTAAAAAAGGTAAAGTTGATTTAA
- a CDS encoding transporter: MMNIKTFLSVSFLLVSATQYAQYTDIINSNRPGKSMSAFSVGKTVIQAEAGLYGIREEHNLSRYEANGFGTEIDVRYGAFFDQFEFALNTQYQYDWYTAPLVEDTRGGFKQLTVGAKYLVYDPFIKQDKPNIYSWKANHKFNWKQFIPAVAVYAGVNFNLGNNPFTFPTDKGISPKVMVITQNHFGSKWVWVNNIIADKYMTDYPTLGIISTMTRGFNMRWSGFLEFQGYKSDWYADTVFRIGAAYLVRENIQLDLSFSKNVKDTPSLLLANVGMAWRFDSNYETNYKRIKGEKKSKKDKKSKRDKGKKRKDEVELEKTK; this comes from the coding sequence ATGATGAATATAAAAACATTTCTTTCGGTAAGTTTTTTGTTGGTTTCGGCTACACAATATGCACAGTATACCGACATAATTAATTCCAATAGACCGGGAAAATCGATGTCGGCATTTTCAGTAGGAAAGACTGTTATTCAGGCAGAAGCGGGATTGTATGGCATAAGAGAAGAACACAATTTATCGCGTTATGAAGCCAATGGTTTCGGAACGGAAATCGATGTAAGATACGGTGCTTTTTTTGACCAATTTGAATTTGCTTTAAATACACAATACCAATACGATTGGTATACAGCGCCATTAGTTGAAGATACTCGCGGCGGATTTAAGCAACTTACCGTTGGTGCAAAATACCTGGTTTATGATCCTTTTATCAAACAAGACAAACCGAATATCTATAGTTGGAAAGCCAATCACAAATTCAACTGGAAGCAATTTATTCCGGCTGTTGCAGTTTATGCCGGAGTCAATTTTAATTTGGGAAATAATCCGTTCACGTTTCCAACAGATAAAGGCATAAGTCCAAAAGTGATGGTTATAACTCAGAATCATTTTGGAAGTAAATGGGTTTGGGTTAACAATATTATCGCTGATAAGTACATGACCGATTATCCGACTTTGGGAATTATATCTACTATGACAAGAGGATTTAATATGCGTTGGTCTGGGTTTCTGGAATTTCAGGGATACAAAAGTGATTGGTATGCTGATACTGTTTTTAGGATTGGTGCTGCTTATTTGGTTCGCGAAAACATTCAATTGGATCTTTCTTTTAGCAAAAATGTGAAAGATACACCGTCGTTGCTTTTGGCAAATGTTGGAATGGCGTGGCGTTTTGACAGCAATTATGAAACCAATTATAAAAGGATAAAAGGCGAAAAGAAATCTAAGAAAGACAAAAAATCGAAAAGAGATAAAGGCAAAAAACGTAAAGACGAAGTCGAATTAGAAAAGACCAAATAA
- a CDS encoding glycosyltransferase family 4 protein → MSAPKKLLIITYYWPPAGGPGVQRWLKFVKYLPDFNIQPIVYIPENPTYPIIDNGLQSEVSEKAIILRNKIFEPYGLASFFGKNKTKKISSGIIPNQKKQSFLEKTLLWVRGNIFIPDARYLWVKPSVKYLKKYIEENNIDTIVTSGPPHSLHLIGLQLKKDLNVKWFADFRDPWTTIGYHKALKLSSSAAKKHKALEKEVLNSADTIIVTSKTTKTEFEAITSKPIEVITNGYDVEKIEKQTLDSNFTLAHIGSFLSERNPRILWKALKELIKENKDFKNDFCLKLIGAVSQEVLDTISEFKLNDYVQNLGYVSHQEAVEHQRKSQVLLLIEINSEDTKSIIPGKLFEYMVSERPIIAIGPEDSDFAEIITSTNTGVFFTYYEKEKLKALLLKYYEEYQNQNLKVHAVGLQQYSRKSLTEKLAKLIS, encoded by the coding sequence ATGTCAGCACCTAAGAAACTTTTAATCATCACTTATTATTGGCCGCCAGCCGGTGGACCCGGAGTGCAGCGTTGGTTAAAGTTTGTCAAGTATTTGCCCGATTTCAACATTCAGCCAATTGTTTACATTCCCGAAAATCCAACCTATCCGATTATAGATAACGGTTTGCAAAGCGAAGTTTCAGAGAAGGCAATAATTCTAAGAAACAAAATCTTTGAACCTTATGGTTTGGCTTCTTTTTTTGGCAAAAACAAAACCAAAAAAATCAGTTCCGGAATTATTCCAAATCAGAAGAAACAATCCTTTTTAGAAAAAACTTTACTTTGGGTTCGTGGCAATATTTTTATTCCCGATGCGCGTTATCTTTGGGTAAAACCATCTGTAAAGTACCTGAAAAAATACATCGAAGAAAACAATATTGACACCATAGTAACTTCCGGTCCGCCGCATAGTTTGCACTTAATTGGCTTACAATTAAAAAAGGATTTAAACGTAAAATGGTTCGCCGATTTCCGCGATCCATGGACAACCATTGGTTATCACAAAGCGTTGAAACTATCTTCATCTGCAGCCAAAAAACACAAAGCGTTAGAAAAAGAAGTGTTGAACTCGGCCGACACTATAATCGTTACCAGTAAAACCACAAAAACCGAATTTGAAGCAATCACATCCAAACCAATTGAAGTGATTACAAACGGATACGATGTAGAAAAAATCGAAAAGCAAACTCTGGACTCCAACTTCACTTTGGCACATATTGGCTCGTTTCTTTCGGAAAGAAATCCGAGGATTTTATGGAAAGCCTTAAAGGAACTTATCAAAGAAAATAAAGATTTCAAAAACGATTTTTGTTTGAAATTAATTGGTGCTGTAAGTCAGGAAGTTTTAGACACAATTTCCGAATTCAAGTTGAATGATTACGTTCAAAACCTTGGTTATGTCTCGCATCAGGAAGCCGTCGAACACCAACGAAAATCACAGGTTTTATTGCTAATCGAAATCAATTCCGAAGACACTAAAAGCATCATTCCCGGAAAACTTTTTGAGTATATGGTTTCCGAAAGACCAATAATTGCAATCGGTCCTGAAGACTCTGATTTTGCCGAAATTATTACTTCTACCAATACCGGCGTGTTCTTTACTTATTATGAAAAGGAAAAACTAAAAGCCTTACTTTTGAAATACTATGAGGAATATCAAAATCAAAACCTGAAAGTGCACGCCGTTGGTTTGCAACAATATTCCAGAAAAAGCTTGACTGAAAAACTGGCAAAACTTATTTCATAA